Proteins from a single region of Apium graveolens cultivar Ventura chromosome 7, ASM990537v1, whole genome shotgun sequence:
- the LOC141673095 gene encoding B3 domain-containing transcription factor VRN1-like, whose amino-acid sequence MITSGSSNMPGTSLCFFKIILKDVGSHTELMIPEKVLRVLGEDLKDSVSLNAPSGSQWLVNLKRHEGKVWLQNGWPEFANFYSIGFGYLLVFEYKGDAKFQVLIFHPSSLEIDYPLAASDRPSTSENERVIDSSSSGDVFRPYNSTEASTKLRQEKAKDQVNKDRALSLEKSFKSKNPFFVHLMKESHIVGGGWPNVYIPKNFKEAHNNWKDKDQVILQVEGESWVVYCNLNQQCNQCRISRGWTIFARDNSLGVGDVCLFELINRSKKLFQVFIYRAAKGPEFENLPRVRSKADKARVLESVNAFEPEQPHFSVEVKNSYLYGGSITVPVQFVHKHITKDNCDVILQLPDGRVWSVKCYIKEKCAKFSAGWKNFSKENNLAAGDFCGFELVNQRLLKVVIFRLKS is encoded by the exons ATGATCACTTCTGGTTCGTCCAATATGCCGGGGACATCACTGTGCTTTTTTAAGATTATACTCAAGGATGTTGGCTCCCATACTGAACTT ATGATTCCTGAAAAGGTTTTAAGGGTTTTAGGGGAGGACCTTAAGGATAGTGTATCTTTGAACGCTCCAAGTGGTTCACAGTGGCTAGTTAATTTAAAAAGACATGAAGGCAAGGTTTGGCTGCAAAATGGCTGGCCAGAATTTGCAAACTTCTATTCAATAGGATTTGGATATCTGTTAGTTTTTGAATACAAGGGAGATGCAAAATTTCAAGTACTTATATTTCACCCAAGTTCATTGGAGATAGATTATCCGTTAGCTGCTAGTGACAGACCATCTACAAGTGAGAATGAAAGAGTTATTGATTCCAGCAGTTCTGGTGATGTATTCAGGCCATATAATAGTACAGAAGCATCTACAAAACTGAGACAAGAGAAAG CAAAAGATCAAGTGAACAAAGATAGAGCTCTTTCTTTGGAAAAATCTTTTAAATCGAAGAACCCTTTCTTCGTTCATCTTATGAAAGAATCACATATTGTAGGTGGAGGATGGCCTAATGTG TATATACCAAAGAACTTCAAAGAAGCTCATAACAACTGGAAGGACAAGGACCAAGTTATACTACAAGTTGAAGGAGAATCTTGGGTGGTGTATTGTAATCTGAATCAACAATGCAACCAGTGTAGAATTAGTCGTGGATGGACTATATTTGCACGAGATAATTCACTCGGTGTAGGTGATGTTTGTCTCTTCGAGCTCATCAACCGCTCTAAAAAGTTGTTCCAGGTCTTCATATATCGAGCTGCAAAAG GTCCAGAATTTGAAAATTTGCCTAGGGTAAGAAGTAAAGCTGACAAAGCTAGAGTGCTTGAATCAGTTAATGCCTTCGAACCAGAACAACCCCACTTTAGTGTCGAAGTTAAAAATTCGTATTTGTATGGTGGATCCATA ACTGTGCCAGTGCAATTTGTACACAAACACATAACTAAGGACAATTGCGATGTTATCCTGCAACTTCCGGATGGAAGAGTTTGGTCAGTTAAGTGCTACATCAAAGAGAAGTGCGCCAAATTCAGTGCGGGTTGGAAGAACTTTTCAAAAGAGAACAATTTGGCTGCAGGTGACTTTTGTGGTTTTGAGTTAGTTAACCAAAGGTTGTTGAAGGTTGTCATTTTTCGATTAAAATCATAA
- the LOC141670421 gene encoding amino acid permease 6-like, whose protein sequence is MVATKCVSKEVCHTSENWFMVIYGVIQIVLSQIPNFHNLAFLSLIIDVMSFAYSFICIALSLTKIIQGNGHIVRSLTGIHVGWKGLTSEDKVWQILSGMGDIAFVFAFFPLLTNIQDTLKSIPPENRVMKKATSLAIFVTTFFYMLCGLVGYAAFGNDAPGNLCLNGE, encoded by the exons ATGGT GGCCACTAAGTGCGTCTCTAAGGAGGTTTGCCATACATCCGAAAATTGGTTCATGGTTATTTACGGGGTTATACAAATTGTTCTCAGTCAAATACCAAACTTTCACAACCTAGCATTTCTCTCCCTAATCATTGATGTTATGTCTTTCGCTTACTCTTTTATATGCATTGCTCTCTCATTGACCAAGATCATCCAAG GAAATGGACACATCGTAAGAAGTCTAACTGGAATACATGTTGGCTGGAAAGGCCTAACAAGCGAAGATAAAGTGTGGCAAATTCTATCAGGCATGGGAGATATTGCTTTTGTATTTGCTTTCTTTCCTCTTCTAACCAATATCCAA GACACGCTAAAGTCAATTCCACCTGAGAACAGAGTCATGAAGAAAGCTACTTCACTTGCGATCTTTGTAACAACTTTTTTCTACATGTTGTGTGGTCTGGTTGGTTATGCTGCATTTGGAAATGATGCACCGGGAAATTT GTGTTTGAATGGTGAATAA